From a region of the Acomys russatus chromosome 4, mAcoRus1.1, whole genome shotgun sequence genome:
- the LOC127188324 gene encoding uncharacterized protein LOC127188324, producing MHRHLLHRGFPHLAPPASGPSRTRPGPRRSPLDSPPLPAHAPPPGQRSARPDTGRAPDTVPPFPPPPTSRATPRRSRGPPPVTSRLLPPPGPPGRLTGSEGTRVRCPRARLRFRLRLVQTVGPRPRSRNDLTRTRRDAPTHGLVSARPAFYRDGLARGPEAGPSL from the coding sequence ATGCATCGACACCTCCTACATCGAGGGTTCCCCCACCTCGCCCCTCCAGCCTCCGGGCCCAGCCGCACTCGGCCAGGACCTCGCCGGTCACCACTAGACAGCCCCCCACTTCCGGCCCACGCCCCGCCCCCGGGACAACGGAGCGCGCGCCCCGACACAGGCCGCGCGCCCGACACGGTcccgcccttcccccccccccccacatcccgcGCGACGCCGCGACGCTCACGAGGGCCGCCTCCCGTGACTTCCCGACTGCTGCCGCCGCCCGGGCCCCCTGGCCGCCTCACCGGCTCTGAGGGAACCCGCGTCCGCTGTCCGCGCGCCCGGCTCCGGTTCCGTCTTCGCCTCGTTCAAACCGTCGGACCCCGCCCGCGCTCGCGCAATGACCTCACACGCACCCGCCGTGATGCGCCGACGCACGGCCTCGTCAGCGCCCGCCCGGCCTTTTATAGAGACGGACTGGCCCGCGGGCCGGAGGCGGGGCCGAGCCTTTGA